Proteins encoded in a region of the Lepeophtheirus salmonis chromosome 6, UVic_Lsal_1.4, whole genome shotgun sequence genome:
- the LOC121119957 gene encoding uncharacterized protein: protein MDTGTYGTGGGYGGTTTTTIGGYGPSSTTTHHHTSATAYSTHGTHSTQPSHVHHQHMDFQGQLGMFLEQGTSLYEALTGSYNSYTTQGGYYDVQGRPRPYYSSSTTTSSSTTGAKRPPIYGFVAMQAEIRTLEFWRSVIAECVATFFYTALICSVNTSSTLHTIQTNVAMASGFSIAVLTACFASISDCHANPSMTIARTFTRHISPLRSLLYICAQCGGAIAGAALVYGVYSRIQDPILEMSGGAFGMEFVLSFFIAYAFYASRAGHKADPVLIGLAYAGALVAWKGSLNPARALGSVFVSKEEGRFAKHWIFWIGPFLGALTGAFTFEYIFNPRRKKTTTLAPSSYTNMNTTNLIPYSTTAPTTVITNKIDDLHPTTTTHHPATFTEEDMIDDLERAKQYKATSMIDYGDSSAYNRSVYKRNPPYPESMYSGSKSLYNQTGTSGYDSKGVYGELGSKSCYEGYESGVIDRDISSLRRGTNRGMGMSSTAVNGNNNNNRNLSTTGGVSSGARRNPYDYLPEEPPGSNKPDIISGRKISNRNYSPTKYEDNSLRINDNFDKLDTTNANPPYRSGTTPGTGKTNDIYNDSANYNDPLKRQAPPAAPVMVDNSNYGTRTAGDYQRMGGGGGGSSRHRGDFYSPSYNASYSQQNGCSISQTAYNNY from the coding sequence TGGAACACATTCAACCCAACCCTCACATGTTCATCATCAACATATGGACTTCCAAGGACAACTGGGTATGTTCCTTGAGCAAGGGACTTCTCTTTACGAGGCCCTCACAGGTTCTTATAACTCCTATACGACTCAAGGAGGCTACTATGACGTCCAAGGAAGACCTCGACCCTATTATAGCTCTTCCACTACGACGTCGTCCTCTACAACTGGAGCCAAAAGACCACCGATTTATGGGTTTGTAGCGATGCAAGCAGAGATCCGAACACTGGAATTTTGGAGGAGTGTCATAGCTGAGTGcgttgcaacttttttttatacagctCTTATCTGTTCCGTCAATACATCCTCCACATTACATACCATTCAGACTAATGTTGCCATGGCTTCTGGTTTTAGCATTGCTGTTCTCACTGCGTGTTTTGCCTCCATTTCTGACTGTCATGCCAACCCATCCATGACCATTGCTCGCACATTTACTCGCCACATCTCTCCTCTAAGGTCCTTACTTTATATCTGTGCTCAGTGTGGGGGAGCTATTGCAGGTGCTGCATTAGTTTATGGTGTGTACTCTCGGATCCAAGATCCTATTCTTGAAATGTCAGGAGGTGCCTTTGGCATGGAGTTTGTTCTCTCCTTCTTTATTGCTTATGCTTTTTATGCTTCTCGTGCTGGACATAAGGCAGATCCTGTACTCATTGGCTTGGCATATGCAGGTGCACTTGTGGCTTGGAAAGGAAGTCTCAATCCTGCTCGTGCCCTGGGATCTGTATTTGTTTCTAAAGAGGAGGGCCGTTTCGCAAAGCATTGGATATTTTGGATTGGTCCTTTCCTGGGTGCACTCACAGGTGCCTTTACTTTCGAGTACATTTTTAATCCTCGTAGAAAGAAAACCACGACTCTTGCCCCTTCCTCTTACACGAATATGAATACAACCAATCTCATACCTTATAGTACTACGGCTCCCACAACTGTCATAACCAACAAAATTGATGACCTTCACCCAACAACCACAACTCATCATCCAGCAACTTTTACTGAGGAAGACATGATTGACGATTTGGAAAGAGCCAAGCAGTATAAGGCCACAAGTATGATTGACTACGGAGATTCATCTGCATATAATCGCTCTGTCTATAAACGCAATCCTCCTTATCCAGAGTCGATGTACAGTGGCTCAAAAAGCTTATATAATCAAACAGGGACTTCTGGCTATGATAGTAAAGGAGTGTATGGAGAACTTGGGAGCAAATCATGCTATGAAGGCTACGAGAGTGGTGTCATAGATCGAGATATTTCTAGTTTAAGAAGAGGAACCAATCGAGGCATGGGCATGTCCTCCACAGCTGTCAATGGGAACAATAACAATAATCGAAATTTGTCAACAACAGGAGGAGTCTCAAGCGGAGCACGGAGGAATCCTTATGACTATCTCCCGGAAGAGCCTCCAGGATCTAATAAACCGGATATTATTTCGGGTAGGAAAATATCAAATCGCAATTATTCACCCACTAAATACGAAGATAATTCCTTGAGAATCaatgataattttgataaattggaCACTACTAATGCAAACCCCCCATATCGAAGTGGAACCACTCCTGGAACTGGAAAAACTAACGATATATATAATGATTCAGCCAATTACAACGATCCCCTTAAACGCCAGGCTCCTCCTGCAGCACCAGTCATGGTGGACAATTCCAATTATGGGACTCGAACCGCAGGAGACTATCAAAGAATGGGAGGTGGGGGTGGTGGGAGTAGTCGCCATCGAGGGGACTTCTACTCTCCTTCGTATAATGCGTCATACTCTCAACAAAACGGCTGCTCCATCTCTCAAACAGcttataataactattaa